The following proteins are co-located in the Solea solea chromosome 21, fSolSol10.1, whole genome shotgun sequence genome:
- the LOC131448550 gene encoding vinculin isoform X2: MPVFHTKTIESILEPVAQQISHLVIMHEEGEVDGKAIPDLTTPVAAVQAAVSNLVRVGKDTVQTTEDQIMKRDMPPAFIKVENACTKLVQAASMLKADPYSVPARDYLIDGSRGILSGTSDLLLTFDEAEVRKIIRVCKGILEYLTVAEVVESMEDLITYTKNLGPGMTKMAKMIDERQQELTHQEHRVMLVNSMNTVKELLPILISGIKIFVTTKTSGSQGVEEALKNRNFTFEKMSAEINEIIRVLQLTSWDEDAWANKDTEAMKRALGLIDSKMAQAKNWLRDPHAQPGDQGEQAIRQILDEAGKVGELCAGKERRDILGTAKTLGQMTDQVSEMRARGQGASPVAMQKAQQVSQGLDVLTGKVENAARKLEAMTNSKQAIAKRIDAAQNWLADPNGSPEGEENIRALLTEAKKIADMCEDPKERDDILRSIGELAAMTAKLSDLRRQGRGDTPEARALAKQIATALQNLQSKTNKAVANSRPAKAAVHLEGKIEQAQRWIDNPTVDDSGVGQAAIRGLVAEGRRLANALPGPYRQELLGKCEQVEQLMAQLADLAARGEGDSPQARAVAQQLQGALKELKGKMQEAMTQEVSDIFSDTTTPIKLLAVAATAPMDSPNRDEVFDERAANFENHANKLGTTAEKAAAVGTANKSTVEGIQAAVKSTRDLTPQVVSAARILLRNPGNQAAYEHFETMKNQWIDNVEKMTGLVDEAIDTKSLLDASEEAIKKDLDKCRVAMTNHQPQMLVAGATSIARRANRILLVAKREVENSEDPKFREMVKAASDELSQTISPMVMNAKAVAGNIQDPSLQKGFLDSGYKILGAVAKVREAFQPQEPDFPPPPPELDQLNLNDEPAPPKPPLPEGEVPPPRPPPPEEKDEEFPEQKAGDMVNEPMMVAARQLHDEARKWSSKGNDIIGAAKRMALLMAEMSRLVRGGSGNKRALIQCAKDIAKASDEVTRLAKEVAKQCTDKRIRTNLLQVCERIPTISTQLKILSTVKATMLGRTNISEEESEQATEMLVHNAQNLMQSVKETVREAEAASIKIRTDAGFTLHWIRKTPWYQ; this comes from the exons ATGCCGGTCTTTCACACGAAGACGATAGAAAGTATCCTGGAGCCGGTGGCTCAGCAGATATCCCATCTGGTGATAATGCACGAAGAAGGTGAAGTTGACGGGAAAGCTATTCCAGATCTGACCACGCCGGTCGCAGCCGTGCAGGCGGCTGTTAGCAACCTGGTCCGG GTGGGGAAGGATACTGTACAAACCACAGAGGACCAGATCATGAAAAGGGACATGCCACCAGCTTTCATCAA AGTGGAGAACGCATGCACTAAGCTGGTGCAGGCTGCTTCAATGCTGAAAGCCGATCCATACTCTGTTCCTGCTCGGGATTACCTCATCGATGGCTCCCGGGGCATCCTCTCTGGCACCTCTGACCTGCTCCTTACTTTTGACGAAGCTGAG GTGCGTAAAATTATTCGTGTGTGCAAAGGCATCCTTGAATACCTGACCGTGGCAGAGGTGGTGGAGTCTATGGAGGATTTGATCACCTACACAAAGAACTTAGGACCAG GAATGACAAAGATGGCAAAGATGATCGATGAGCGACAGCAGGAGCTGACCCACCAGGAGCATCGTGTGATGCTAGTCAACTCCATGAATACAGTCAAAGAGCTACTGCCTATTCTCATCTCAG gtATCAAAATATTTGTGACAACCAAGACATCTGGTAGCCAGGGTGTAGAAGAGGCCTTGAAGAACCGTAActtcacatttgagaagatgAGTGCTGAAATTAACGAGATCATCAGAGTGCTGCAGCTTACATCCTGGGACGAGGACGCCTGGGCTAACAag GATACAGAGGCCATGAAGAGGGCTCTGGGACTCATCGACTCAAAGATGGCTCAGGCTAAGAATTGGCTGAGGGATCCACATGCTCAACCAG GGGACCAAGGTGAACAGGCTATTCGACAGATCCTCGATGAAGCTGGGAAAGTTGGTGAGCTGTGTGCTGGAAAGGAGCGCCGGGATATTCTGGGCACAGCCAAGACCCTGGGCCAGATGACTGACCAGGTGTCTGAGATGAGGGCCAG AGGTCAGGGTGCATCACCAGTCGCCATGCAGAAGGCCCAGCAGGTTTCCCAAGGCCTTGACGTGCTAACTGGCAAGGTGGAAAATGCTGCTCGCAAACTGGAAGCCATGACTAACTCCAAACAGGCGATTGCAAAAAGAATTGATGCTGCACAG AACTGGCTTGCCGACCCTAACGGCAgtccagagggagaggagaacaTCAGGGCCCTGCTCACTGAGGCCAAAAAGATTGCAGACATGTGTGAAGATCCTAAAGAAAGAGATGACATTTTGCGGTCTATTGGAGAGCTCGCCGCTATGACAGCTAAGCTCTCTGATCTCAGAAGACA GGGCAGAGGTGATACTCCTGAGGCCAGAGCTTTGGCTAAACAGATCGCAACAGCTCTGCAGAACCTACAGTCCAAGACCAACAAGGCTGTGGCCAACAGTAGGCCTGCAAAGGCAGCTGTACATTTGGAAGGAAAGATCGAGCAGGCGCAGCGCTGGATTGACAATCCTACAGTGGATGACAGTGGTGTTG gTCAAGCTGCTATCCGCGGCCTGGTGGCAGAGGGCCGCAGGCTTGCTAATGCTCTGCCCGGTCCATACAGGCAAGAGCTGCTGGGTAAGTGTGAGCAGGTGGAGCAGCTCATGGCCCAGCTGGCCGACCTGGCAGCCCGGGGCGAAGGGGACTCCCCTCAAGCACGTGCTGTGGCCCAGCAGCTCCAGGGGGCCTTGAAA GAACTGAAAGGGAAGATGCAAGAGGCGATGACTCAGGAAGTGTCTGACATCTTCAGTGACACCACCACCCCCATCAAGTTACTGGCAGTGGCCGCCACCGCCCCTATGGACTCCCCCAACAGAGATGAG GTCTTTGACGAAAGGGCTGCCAACTTTGAGAACCATGCTAATAAGCTTGGCACCACTGCAGAGAAGGCTGCTGCTGTCGGTACCGCCAACAAGAGCACAGTGGAGGGAATTCAGGCTGCCGTCAAGTCAACAAGAGACTTGACACCACAA gtggtaTCCGCTGCTCGTATCCTGCTGAGAAACCCTGGCAACCAAGCTGCATATGAACATTTTGAAACCATGAAGAATCAGTGGATTGACAATGTGGAAAAAATGACAG GTTTGGTGGACGAGGCCATCGACACCAAATCTCTACTGGACGCCTCAGAGGAGGCCATCAAGAAGGACCTGGATAAGTGCCGTGTGGCCATGACCAACCATCAACCTCAGATGCTGGTCGCCGGTGCCACCAGCATCGCCCGCAGAGCCAATCGCATCCTACTTGTGGCGAAGCGAGAGGTGGAGAACTCTGAGGATCCTAAATTCAGGGAGATGGTGAAGGCTGCATCTGATGAACTGAGCCAGACAATTTCCCCCATGGTGATGAATGCTAAGGCAGTGGCAGGAAATATCCAAGATCCAA GTCTTCAGAAGGGCTTCCTGGACTCAGGTTATAAGATTCTTGGTGCTGTGGCAAAGGTCAGGGAGGCCTTCCAGCCGCAAGAGCCAGACTTCCCACCACCTCCTCCCGAACTGGATCAGCTTAAT CTCAATGATGAACCAGCACCACCCAAGCCTCCTCTTCCAGAGGGTGAGGTTCCTCCTCCTAGACCTCCTCCACCAGAGGAGAAAGATGAGGAGTTCCCTGAGCAGAAGGCTGGTGATATGGTTAACGAGCCCATGATGGTAGCTGCCAGGCAGCTCCACGATGAAGCTCGCAAGTGGTCCAGCAAA GGAAATGACATCATTGGTGCTGCCAAACGAATGGCCCTGCTCATGGCAGAAATGTCACGTCTGGTGCGTGGTGGCAGCGGAAACAAGCGTGCCCTCATCCAGTGCGCCAAGGACATCGCTAAGGCTTCTGATGAGGTCACACGGTTGGCAAAGGAAGTGGCTAAGCAGTGCACTGACAAGCGTATCCGGACCAACCTGCTCCAG
- the LOC131448631 gene encoding C1q-related factor-like produces MLVLVLVVLIPVLVSSVGTGDTDDSASHYEMLGTCRMVCDPFPSTGATGNGIDAGTDTATVSLQVEDEAHMIEQSIVPPLPTYSAHGPQGRQGRPGKPGPPGPPGEQGPPGPKGPPGDGVDVVRTGILGLGGKGAVSTTTYNTMPRVAFYAGLRNPQEGYDILRFDDVVTNIGGNYEGATGKFTCKIPGTYFFIYNVLMRGGDGTSMWADLIKNGLVRASAIAQDQDQSYDYASNSVILHLDAGDEVFIKLDGGKAHGGNSNKYSTFSGFILYAD; encoded by the exons ATGCTGGTCCTGGTCTTAGTGGTCCTCATCCCTGTGCTGGTGAGCTCTGTTGGCACAGGGGACACCGATGACAGTGCAAGCCACTATGAGATGCTGGGCACCTGCCGCATGGTCTGTGACCCCTTCCCCAGCACGGGTGCGACGGGCAACGGTATTGACGCGGGCACAGACACAGCAACCGTGAGTCTACAAGTGGAAGATGAGGCACACATGATTGAGCAGAGCATCGTCCCACCACTGCCTACCTACAGTGCCCATGGCCCTCAAGGCAGACAAGGACGTCCTGGCAAGCCTGGACCCCCAGGACCACCTGGAGAGCAAGGTCCACCAGGACCCAAGGGACCACCGGGGGATGGTGTGGACGTGGTACGGACAGGAATATTAGGTTTAGGGGGTAAAGGGGCCGTCAGCACAACTACTTACAACACCATGCCTCGGGTAGCATTTTATGCCGGACTACGGAACCCTCAAGAAGGCTACGATATTCTGCGGTTTGATGACGTGGTGACAAACATTGGGGGGAACTATGAGGGTGCGACGGGCAAGTTCACCTGTAAGATCCCTGGTACCTACTTTTTCATCTACAACGTTCTGATGAGGGGGGGAGATGGCACCAGCATGTGGGCGGACCTGATCAAGAATGGTCTG GTCAGAGCCAGCGCCATCGCCCAAGACCAGGACCAGAGTTACGACTATGCCAGCAACAGTGTCATTCTTCACTTGGATGCTGGCGATGAGGTTTTCATCAAACTGGACGGTGGCAAAGCTCATGGGGGCAACAGCAACAAATACAGCACCTTCTCAGGTTTTATTCTCTATGCTGACTGA
- the LOC131448550 gene encoding vinculin isoform X1: MPVFHTKTIESILEPVAQQISHLVIMHEEGEVDGKAIPDLTTPVAAVQAAVSNLVRVGKDTVQTTEDQIMKRDMPPAFIKVENACTKLVQAASMLKADPYSVPARDYLIDGSRGILSGTSDLLLTFDEAEVRKIIRVCKGILEYLTVAEVVESMEDLITYTKNLGPGMTKMAKMIDERQQELTHQEHRVMLVNSMNTVKELLPILISGIKIFVTTKTSGSQGVEEALKNRNFTFEKMSAEINEIIRVLQLTSWDEDAWANKKDTEAMKRALGLIDSKMAQAKNWLRDPHAQPGDQGEQAIRQILDEAGKVGELCAGKERRDILGTAKTLGQMTDQVSEMRARGQGASPVAMQKAQQVSQGLDVLTGKVENAARKLEAMTNSKQAIAKRIDAAQNWLADPNGSPEGEENIRALLTEAKKIADMCEDPKERDDILRSIGELAAMTAKLSDLRRQGRGDTPEARALAKQIATALQNLQSKTNKAVANSRPAKAAVHLEGKIEQAQRWIDNPTVDDSGVGQAAIRGLVAEGRRLANALPGPYRQELLGKCEQVEQLMAQLADLAARGEGDSPQARAVAQQLQGALKELKGKMQEAMTQEVSDIFSDTTTPIKLLAVAATAPMDSPNRDEVFDERAANFENHANKLGTTAEKAAAVGTANKSTVEGIQAAVKSTRDLTPQVVSAARILLRNPGNQAAYEHFETMKNQWIDNVEKMTGLVDEAIDTKSLLDASEEAIKKDLDKCRVAMTNHQPQMLVAGATSIARRANRILLVAKREVENSEDPKFREMVKAASDELSQTISPMVMNAKAVAGNIQDPSLQKGFLDSGYKILGAVAKVREAFQPQEPDFPPPPPELDQLNLNDEPAPPKPPLPEGEVPPPRPPPPEEKDEEFPEQKAGDMVNEPMMVAARQLHDEARKWSSKGNDIIGAAKRMALLMAEMSRLVRGGSGNKRALIQCAKDIAKASDEVTRLAKEVAKQCTDKRIRTNLLQVCERIPTISTQLKILSTVKATMLGRTNISEEESEQATEMLVHNAQNLMQSVKETVREAEAASIKIRTDAGFTLHWIRKTPWYQ; encoded by the exons ATGCCGGTCTTTCACACGAAGACGATAGAAAGTATCCTGGAGCCGGTGGCTCAGCAGATATCCCATCTGGTGATAATGCACGAAGAAGGTGAAGTTGACGGGAAAGCTATTCCAGATCTGACCACGCCGGTCGCAGCCGTGCAGGCGGCTGTTAGCAACCTGGTCCGG GTGGGGAAGGATACTGTACAAACCACAGAGGACCAGATCATGAAAAGGGACATGCCACCAGCTTTCATCAA AGTGGAGAACGCATGCACTAAGCTGGTGCAGGCTGCTTCAATGCTGAAAGCCGATCCATACTCTGTTCCTGCTCGGGATTACCTCATCGATGGCTCCCGGGGCATCCTCTCTGGCACCTCTGACCTGCTCCTTACTTTTGACGAAGCTGAG GTGCGTAAAATTATTCGTGTGTGCAAAGGCATCCTTGAATACCTGACCGTGGCAGAGGTGGTGGAGTCTATGGAGGATTTGATCACCTACACAAAGAACTTAGGACCAG GAATGACAAAGATGGCAAAGATGATCGATGAGCGACAGCAGGAGCTGACCCACCAGGAGCATCGTGTGATGCTAGTCAACTCCATGAATACAGTCAAAGAGCTACTGCCTATTCTCATCTCAG gtATCAAAATATTTGTGACAACCAAGACATCTGGTAGCCAGGGTGTAGAAGAGGCCTTGAAGAACCGTAActtcacatttgagaagatgAGTGCTGAAATTAACGAGATCATCAGAGTGCTGCAGCTTACATCCTGGGACGAGGACGCCTGGGCTAACAag AAGGATACAGAGGCCATGAAGAGGGCTCTGGGACTCATCGACTCAAAGATGGCTCAGGCTAAGAATTGGCTGAGGGATCCACATGCTCAACCAG GGGACCAAGGTGAACAGGCTATTCGACAGATCCTCGATGAAGCTGGGAAAGTTGGTGAGCTGTGTGCTGGAAAGGAGCGCCGGGATATTCTGGGCACAGCCAAGACCCTGGGCCAGATGACTGACCAGGTGTCTGAGATGAGGGCCAG AGGTCAGGGTGCATCACCAGTCGCCATGCAGAAGGCCCAGCAGGTTTCCCAAGGCCTTGACGTGCTAACTGGCAAGGTGGAAAATGCTGCTCGCAAACTGGAAGCCATGACTAACTCCAAACAGGCGATTGCAAAAAGAATTGATGCTGCACAG AACTGGCTTGCCGACCCTAACGGCAgtccagagggagaggagaacaTCAGGGCCCTGCTCACTGAGGCCAAAAAGATTGCAGACATGTGTGAAGATCCTAAAGAAAGAGATGACATTTTGCGGTCTATTGGAGAGCTCGCCGCTATGACAGCTAAGCTCTCTGATCTCAGAAGACA GGGCAGAGGTGATACTCCTGAGGCCAGAGCTTTGGCTAAACAGATCGCAACAGCTCTGCAGAACCTACAGTCCAAGACCAACAAGGCTGTGGCCAACAGTAGGCCTGCAAAGGCAGCTGTACATTTGGAAGGAAAGATCGAGCAGGCGCAGCGCTGGATTGACAATCCTACAGTGGATGACAGTGGTGTTG gTCAAGCTGCTATCCGCGGCCTGGTGGCAGAGGGCCGCAGGCTTGCTAATGCTCTGCCCGGTCCATACAGGCAAGAGCTGCTGGGTAAGTGTGAGCAGGTGGAGCAGCTCATGGCCCAGCTGGCCGACCTGGCAGCCCGGGGCGAAGGGGACTCCCCTCAAGCACGTGCTGTGGCCCAGCAGCTCCAGGGGGCCTTGAAA GAACTGAAAGGGAAGATGCAAGAGGCGATGACTCAGGAAGTGTCTGACATCTTCAGTGACACCACCACCCCCATCAAGTTACTGGCAGTGGCCGCCACCGCCCCTATGGACTCCCCCAACAGAGATGAG GTCTTTGACGAAAGGGCTGCCAACTTTGAGAACCATGCTAATAAGCTTGGCACCACTGCAGAGAAGGCTGCTGCTGTCGGTACCGCCAACAAGAGCACAGTGGAGGGAATTCAGGCTGCCGTCAAGTCAACAAGAGACTTGACACCACAA gtggtaTCCGCTGCTCGTATCCTGCTGAGAAACCCTGGCAACCAAGCTGCATATGAACATTTTGAAACCATGAAGAATCAGTGGATTGACAATGTGGAAAAAATGACAG GTTTGGTGGACGAGGCCATCGACACCAAATCTCTACTGGACGCCTCAGAGGAGGCCATCAAGAAGGACCTGGATAAGTGCCGTGTGGCCATGACCAACCATCAACCTCAGATGCTGGTCGCCGGTGCCACCAGCATCGCCCGCAGAGCCAATCGCATCCTACTTGTGGCGAAGCGAGAGGTGGAGAACTCTGAGGATCCTAAATTCAGGGAGATGGTGAAGGCTGCATCTGATGAACTGAGCCAGACAATTTCCCCCATGGTGATGAATGCTAAGGCAGTGGCAGGAAATATCCAAGATCCAA GTCTTCAGAAGGGCTTCCTGGACTCAGGTTATAAGATTCTTGGTGCTGTGGCAAAGGTCAGGGAGGCCTTCCAGCCGCAAGAGCCAGACTTCCCACCACCTCCTCCCGAACTGGATCAGCTTAAT CTCAATGATGAACCAGCACCACCCAAGCCTCCTCTTCCAGAGGGTGAGGTTCCTCCTCCTAGACCTCCTCCACCAGAGGAGAAAGATGAGGAGTTCCCTGAGCAGAAGGCTGGTGATATGGTTAACGAGCCCATGATGGTAGCTGCCAGGCAGCTCCACGATGAAGCTCGCAAGTGGTCCAGCAAA GGAAATGACATCATTGGTGCTGCCAAACGAATGGCCCTGCTCATGGCAGAAATGTCACGTCTGGTGCGTGGTGGCAGCGGAAACAAGCGTGCCCTCATCCAGTGCGCCAAGGACATCGCTAAGGCTTCTGATGAGGTCACACGGTTGGCAAAGGAAGTGGCTAAGCAGTGCACTGACAAGCGTATCCGGACCAACCTGCTCCAG